A section of the Clostridium felsineum DSM 794 genome encodes:
- a CDS encoding type IV secretory system conjugative DNA transfer family protein, producing the protein MTRNCHVRCGVGEKSESLTETYLSLFGAIPDFTKKISTMRSRGISSCVIFQNIAQLQNRYPNNGWSEIIGNCDSRLFLGATDIITAEFVSKLLGTTTVKDTSLSKSAGFEGMMDFGKITSRAVKRNLMNPDEILRLPNKNEILILRGQKPLILDKMDYTKHRLSKEMKPIKVSDYKPEWTQEYFQEENKKTLKKAQDKSSEDNLGNNNSDTEEPKIKENESIKHSFGDSKDSLNSKNTKIKTTKKSDFW; encoded by the coding sequence ATGACGAGAAATTGTCATGTACGGTGTGGAGTGGGGGAAAAGTCCGAGTCCTTGACAGAGACTTACCTATCACTATTCGGCGCCATACCTGACTTTACAAAGAAAATATCAACCATGAGATCAAGAGGAATTTCAAGTTGTGTAATATTTCAGAATATAGCTCAACTTCAAAATAGATACCCCAATAATGGGTGGTCTGAGATTATAGGAAATTGTGATAGTAGATTGTTTTTGGGAGCAACGGATATAATTACAGCTGAATTTGTATCAAAGCTATTGGGTACAACTACTGTTAAGGATACAAGTTTAAGTAAATCAGCAGGGTTTGAGGGTATGATGGATTTTGGAAAGATAACAAGTAGAGCTGTTAAAAGAAATCTCATGAATCCAGATGAAATATTAAGACTTCCAAATAAAAATGAAATACTTATTTTAAGAGGGCAAAAGCCTTTAATACTTGATAAGATGGATTACACTAAACATAGACTTTCAAAAGAAATGAAACCTATAAAGGTAAGCGATTATAAGCCAGAATGGACACAAGAATATTTTCAGGAAGAGAATAAAAAGACACTTAAAAAAGCACAAGATAAGTCCAGTGAAGATAATTTAGGAAATAACAATTCTGATACTGAAGAACCTAAGATAAAAGAAAATGAAAGTATAAAACATTCATTTGGTGATAGTAAAGATAGTTTAAATAGCAAAAATACTAAGATTAAAACAACTAAAAAATCTGATTTTTGGTAA